From Xylanibacter oryzae DSM 17970, a single genomic window includes:
- a CDS encoding bifunctional metallophosphatase/5'-nucleotidase gives MKAKYILLTCLFFVAFSSFGKKRQLIILHTNDTHSCILPIPADIGDTLFADRGGYIRRSTMIAEQRKSNPNLLLFDSGDFSQGSPFYTMFKGDVEIELMNIMKYDAATIGNHEFDFGLDNMARVFKKASFPIVCSNYDVTGTVLGDCVKPYIIIKRGGLKIGVMGLSPQLEGLVFKINYKGITYKDPGIVALQMATFLKEKKKCDIVICLSHLGWDIGGQDDQYMISHSRNIDLVLGGHSHSYLKKLEYVKNIDGKPVPVDQNGKNAVFVGKLTIDYSK, from the coding sequence ATGAAAGCAAAATATATATTATTAACATGTCTTTTTTTTGTCGCTTTTTCTTCATTTGGAAAAAAAAGACAACTGATAATTCTACACACAAATGATACTCATAGTTGTATATTGCCAATACCAGCAGATATTGGAGATACATTATTCGCAGATAGAGGCGGTTATATCAGGCGCTCAACTATGATAGCGGAACAACGAAAATCTAATCCGAACCTTTTATTATTTGATAGCGGTGATTTCTCGCAAGGTTCTCCTTTTTATACAATGTTTAAAGGCGATGTCGAAATTGAATTGATGAATATTATGAAGTATGATGCCGCAACAATAGGAAATCATGAATTTGATTTTGGACTTGACAATATGGCTCGTGTATTCAAAAAAGCGTCTTTTCCTATTGTATGTTCTAATTATGATGTTACAGGTACTGTGCTTGGTGACTGCGTAAAACCTTACATTATTATTAAGCGTGGTGGCTTGAAAATCGGAGTAATGGGACTTTCCCCACAACTAGAGGGACTTGTATTTAAAATTAATTATAAAGGGATAACTTATAAAGATCCTGGAATAGTCGCATTGCAAATGGCTACATTTCTAAAAGAAAAGAAAAAGTGTGATATTGTTATTTGTCTTTCACACTTAGGTTGGGATATTGGTGGACAAGATGATCAGTATATGATATCGCATTCTCGTAATATTGATTTGGTACTAGGGGGTCATTCACATTCCTATTTGAAGAAACTCGAATATGTGAAAAATATTGATGGTAAACCTGTTCCTGTTGATCAAAATGGAAAAAATGCAGTTTTCGTAGGTAAGCTCACTATTGATTACTCGAAGTAG
- a CDS encoding 5'-nucleotidase C-terminal domain-containing protein, which produces MNKKSLFIGLGFLLLTSYSCSTYHLLEIKRSLVIVDKRYDEKPDSVALSFLRPYKQHVDSIMTPIVGQISENMSGYRPESPLSNLLADILLWAGGTYNEKPDFAVYNIGGIRSSLVKGNVTYGDVLDVAPFENKICFLTLKGIDVIELFRNIASSGGEGVSHGVNLVITKNGNLVSCELNGKQIDENRFYRVSTIDYLAQGNDKMLAFKSGLYLNSPKSNRNDTRYIIADFFRQKMKEGIVIESKIEGRIKVNK; this is translated from the coding sequence ATGAATAAAAAATCTTTATTTATAGGATTAGGATTCCTATTGCTCACCAGCTATTCTTGTTCTACCTATCATTTATTAGAGATAAAGAGATCCTTAGTGATAGTTGACAAACGTTATGACGAAAAGCCTGATTCTGTTGCATTATCGTTTTTACGTCCATATAAACAACATGTGGACAGTATAATGACTCCTATAGTTGGACAAATTTCCGAGAATATGTCTGGTTATAGACCGGAAAGTCCGTTATCCAATCTTTTAGCAGATATACTATTATGGGCTGGTGGTACATATAATGAAAAACCTGATTTTGCTGTATATAATATAGGAGGAATAAGATCTTCTCTTGTTAAAGGCAATGTAACGTATGGTGATGTTTTGGATGTCGCTCCTTTTGAGAATAAAATATGTTTTCTTACATTAAAAGGTATTGATGTCATTGAATTATTTAGAAATATTGCCTCATCAGGTGGAGAAGGGGTTAGTCATGGTGTTAATCTGGTTATAACAAAAAACGGAAATCTTGTTTCTTGTGAACTTAATGGAAAACAGATAGATGAGAACCGTTTTTATAGAGTCTCAACAATAGATTATTTAGCCCAGGGGAATGATAAAATGTTGGCATTTAAGAGTGGATTATATTTAAATTCACCAAAATCGAATAGAAACGATACTCGATATATTATTGCAGATTTCTTTAGGCAGAAAATGAAAGAGGGTATTGTAATTGAATCAAAAATTGAAGGTCGCATAAAGGTAAATAAATAA
- the rplS gene encoding 50S ribosomal protein L19, with translation MDLIKVAEEAFATGKNFPEFKSGDTITVAYKIIEGTKERIQLYRGVVIKICGHGNKRRFTVRKMSGTIGVERIFPIESPSIDNIEVNKHGKVRRAKLYYLRKLTGKKARIQEKRQVK, from the coding sequence ATGGATTTAATTAAAGTTGCTGAAGAAGCATTTGCAACCGGCAAGAACTTCCCTGAATTCAAAAGTGGTGATACTATCACTGTCGCTTACAAAATTATCGAGGGTACTAAAGAAAGAATACAGCTCTATCGTGGTGTTGTAATTAAGATTTGTGGACATGGAAACAAAAGACGTTTCACTGTTCGTAAAATGTCAGGAACAATAGGTGTTGAGCGTATTTTCCCTATCGAATCACCGAGCATCGATAACATTGAAGTTAACAAGCATGGTAAAGTACGTAGGGCCAAATTGTACTACTTACGTAAACTAACAGGTAAAAAGGCTCGTATTCAAGAAAAAAGACAAGTCAAATAA
- a CDS encoding phosphoribosylaminoimidazolecarboxamide formyltransferase, producing the protein MKELALKYGCNPNQKPSRIFMTEGELPLEVINGRPGYINFLDALNSWQLVKELKAATGIPAAASFKHVSPAGAAVGLPLNDTLKRIYFVDDVKIPLTPLASAYARARGADRMSSYGDFIALSDTCDEATATLIKREVSDGVIAPDYTPEAIEILKDKRKGTYNVIKIDPNYVPESIEHKQVYGVTFEQGRNEVKLDDPAIFGNIPTKSKNFTADAKRDLIISLITLKYTQSNSVCYVKDGQAIGIGAGQQSRIHCTRLAGNKADIWWLRQNPKVMNLPWKDKIRRADRDNTIDVYISEDHEDVLADGVWQNFFTEKPEVLTMEEKKVWISKNKNVSLGSDAFFPFGDNIERAHKSGVDYIAQAGGSVRDDNVIETCDKYGITMAFTGIRLFHH; encoded by the coding sequence ATGAAAGAATTAGCATTAAAGTACGGATGCAATCCGAATCAGAAACCTTCTAGGATATTTATGACAGAAGGAGAATTACCATTAGAAGTAATTAATGGACGTCCAGGATACATAAATTTTCTGGATGCTCTAAACTCTTGGCAGTTAGTAAAAGAACTAAAAGCCGCAACAGGTATACCTGCAGCCGCAAGCTTCAAACATGTATCTCCTGCTGGTGCCGCTGTAGGGCTGCCTTTGAACGATACTCTAAAAAGAATTTACTTCGTTGATGACGTAAAGATTCCATTGACTCCGCTAGCATCAGCTTATGCCCGTGCACGTGGCGCAGACAGGATGAGCAGCTACGGCGATTTTATAGCTCTCAGCGACACTTGTGATGAAGCTACGGCAACACTCATCAAGCGTGAAGTAAGTGATGGCGTAATAGCTCCTGACTATACACCAGAAGCAATAGAAATATTGAAAGACAAACGCAAAGGCACTTACAATGTTATAAAAATTGATCCCAACTATGTTCCAGAATCAATAGAACACAAGCAAGTATACGGAGTAACATTCGAACAAGGTCGTAATGAAGTTAAGCTAGATGACCCAGCCATATTTGGGAATATACCAACAAAGAGTAAAAATTTTACTGCCGATGCAAAGCGAGATTTGATAATAAGTCTTATAACTTTAAAATATACCCAGAGTAATTCTGTATGTTATGTCAAAGATGGACAAGCTATTGGAATCGGTGCGGGTCAACAAAGTAGAATTCATTGTACACGACTTGCCGGTAATAAAGCTGACATTTGGTGGTTACGTCAGAATCCGAAAGTAATGAACTTGCCTTGGAAAGACAAAATACGCAGAGCAGATAGAGATAACACTATAGACGTATACATTAGTGAAGATCACGAGGATGTACTTGCTGATGGAGTATGGCAGAATTTCTTCACTGAAAAGCCTGAGGTTCTAACAATGGAAGAAAAAAAGGTTTGGATTTCAAAAAATAAAAATGTTTCTCTTGGAAGTGACGCCTTTTTCCCTTTTGGAGATAATATTGAGCGTGCACACAAGAGTGGTGTTGATTATATAGCGCAAGCAGGAGGATCTGTACGTGATGATAATGTCATAGAAACATGTGACAAATATGGTATAACTATGGCATTCACAGGTATAAGACTATTCCATCATTAA
- a CDS encoding M23 family metallopeptidase → MNLHFRQLLLSLALIVTMTAEANETFSSLEQQQISIPTPGLFNRSNAFSIDFDMLNASEWSFPLPIGKASLSDDYKMEIKSKKGDNVKAMFDGIVRLSRENVSYGNVIVIRHKNGLETVYGHNAQNLVKVGDKVKAGQTIAIIGSNGGKTYCQFEIMIDGRRINPEIIMDVTGHRLKRQTILCERSDARINVSIIRNELAKANKIGLLKPDNINAKSSRLDPFNGGHEFTINLSDFNPGDWCYPLPGSHVISPYGGGRHHSGVDIKTKPNDNILAAFDGIVTMSGPYFGYGNCVVIRHANGLETLYSHNSHNLVKVGDKVKAGQPVGLTGRTGRATTEHCHFECRINGRPFDPAIIFDHLNKSLRMDLITFTKSTNGAVKVKSQKNYMAKSK, encoded by the coding sequence ATGAATTTACATTTTAGACAATTACTATTGTCTTTGGCTCTCATTGTGACAATGACAGCAGAGGCAAATGAGACTTTTTCTTCTCTTGAACAACAACAGATTAGTATTCCAACTCCTGGATTGTTTAATCGTTCAAATGCTTTTAGCATAGATTTTGATATGTTAAATGCATCGGAATGGTCTTTTCCTTTACCAATAGGTAAGGCCTCTCTATCTGATGATTATAAGATGGAGATTAAAAGTAAAAAAGGAGATAATGTAAAAGCAATGTTTGATGGGATCGTACGTCTTTCTCGGGAAAATGTATCTTATGGAAATGTTATTGTTATTCGTCATAAAAATGGCTTGGAAACAGTCTATGGGCATAATGCGCAGAATTTGGTAAAGGTTGGCGATAAAGTGAAAGCAGGTCAGACTATCGCTATCATTGGTTCTAATGGAGGGAAAACTTATTGCCAATTTGAAATTATGATTGATGGGCGAAGGATCAATCCTGAAATTATAATGGATGTTACCGGGCATCGGCTAAAACGGCAGACTATACTTTGCGAAAGATCTGATGCTCGTATTAATGTTAGTATAATACGTAATGAATTAGCTAAAGCAAATAAAATAGGACTATTAAAGCCAGACAACATTAATGCAAAATCATCAAGGTTAGATCCTTTTAATGGAGGGCATGAGTTTACTATAAATTTATCAGATTTTAATCCTGGCGATTGGTGTTATCCTTTGCCAGGGAGCCATGTTATTAGTCCTTATGGTGGTGGACGTCATCATAGTGGGGTAGATATAAAGACAAAACCAAATGATAATATTTTGGCTGCTTTTGATGGTATTGTTACAATGTCAGGGCCTTATTTCGGTTATGGTAACTGTGTCGTGATTCGTCATGCCAATGGACTAGAGACATTATATAGTCATAATTCTCATAATCTTGTTAAAGTTGGAGATAAGGTTAAGGCTGGACAACCAGTAGGACTTACTGGGCGTACAGGTAGAGCAACAACAGAACATTGTCATTTCGAGTGCCGTATCAATGGTCGGCCTTTCGATCCTGCAATAATATTTGACCATTTAAATAAGTCTCTTAGGATGGATCTTATAACATTTACAAAGAGCACTAATGGTGCTGTAAAAGTAAAGTCTCAAAAGAACTATATGGCAAAGTCTAAATAA
- the pgeF gene encoding peptidoglycan editing factor PgeF encodes MIKPILKYYDIGIGVKAFSSTRKGGCSHGNYGEFNVNMYCGDDEACVIENRRALCNELDINEDRLIMPHQSHGIEIRQIAPDFFKLPNAIQTQILENVDGVMTNMTDVCVAVSTADCIPVLLYDREHHACAAVHAGWRGTVAKILQRAVAVMKAAYKTNLEDLQVCIGPGISLDAFEVGDEVWQQFAENGFKMESISKRYDKWHIDLWECNRLQLIDIGVNPCNIQIANICTYSNTDEFFSARKMSINSGRILTGILLE; translated from the coding sequence ATGATTAAGCCTATCCTAAAATATTACGATATTGGTATTGGTGTTAAAGCGTTTAGCAGTACACGCAAGGGTGGATGCAGTCATGGCAACTATGGTGAGTTTAATGTTAATATGTACTGTGGCGATGATGAGGCTTGTGTCATTGAAAACCGTAGAGCATTGTGCAATGAGTTGGATATAAACGAAGATCGTTTGATAATGCCACACCAGAGCCATGGAATAGAAATAAGGCAAATAGCTCCCGACTTCTTTAAATTACCTAATGCGATACAAACGCAGATACTAGAGAATGTTGATGGAGTAATGACAAACATGACGGATGTATGTGTGGCTGTTTCAACAGCCGACTGCATTCCTGTCTTGTTATATGATAGAGAACATCATGCTTGTGCTGCAGTTCATGCCGGATGGAGAGGAACTGTAGCTAAAATTTTACAGCGAGCCGTTGCTGTTATGAAAGCGGCATATAAGACAAATCTGGAAGATCTGCAGGTTTGTATAGGTCCTGGAATATCGTTAGATGCTTTTGAGGTAGGTGATGAAGTATGGCAGCAGTTTGCTGAAAACGGATTTAAAATGGAATCAATAAGCAAACGATATGACAAATGGCATATAGATTTGTGGGAATGTAACCGCTTGCAACTGATTGACATTGGTGTGAACCCCTGTAATATTCAGATTGCAAATATATGCACATACTCTAATACTGATGAGTTTTTTTCAGCCCGTAAAATGTCAATTAATTCGGGGCGTATACTCACAGGAATTCTTTTGGAATAA
- the obgE gene encoding GTPase ObgE, giving the protein MPESNFVDYVKIYCRSGKGGRGSMHLRHVKYQYNGGPDGGDGGRGGCVYLRGNHNYWTLLHLKYERHVYAEHGGNGSSDKCHGTDGTDQYIDVPCGTVVYNAETGKYVCDVTYDGQTVLLLKGGRGGLGNFQFRTSTNQAPRFAQPGEPMQELTIILELKLLADVGLVGFPNAGKSTLLSALSSARPKIANYPFTTLEPSLGIISYRDKQSFVMADIPGIIEGASEGKGLGLRFLRHIERNSLLLFMVPGDTDDIKHEYEVLLNELKNFNPDMLDKHRVLAVTKCDLLDEELIEMLRENIPHDLPVVFISSVTGKGVDELKDVLWSELNSESNKLNEIISEGNLVHRDKDIGELSEELHLEGEDDVIEFVDEDNIEDLDDFEYEDVKDD; this is encoded by the coding sequence ATGCCAGAATCCAACTTCGTAGACTACGTTAAAATATACTGCCGCTCAGGTAAGGGTGGAAGGGGCTCAATGCACTTACGCCACGTCAAATACCAGTATAACGGTGGTCCTGACGGTGGTGACGGAGGCCGTGGAGGATGTGTATATCTTCGTGGCAATCATAACTATTGGACATTGCTTCATTTGAAGTATGAACGGCATGTTTATGCTGAACATGGTGGCAATGGTAGTAGTGATAAGTGTCACGGTACTGACGGAACAGACCAATACATAGATGTACCTTGTGGTACTGTTGTATATAACGCAGAAACAGGCAAGTATGTCTGTGATGTTACATATGATGGCCAAACGGTATTACTGTTGAAAGGCGGTAGAGGCGGATTGGGTAATTTCCAGTTCCGTACCTCTACTAATCAGGCTCCAAGATTTGCTCAACCAGGTGAACCTATGCAAGAACTTACAATAATTTTGGAATTGAAGCTTCTTGCTGATGTTGGACTTGTCGGTTTTCCTAATGCGGGAAAGAGCACTTTGCTTTCTGCATTATCTAGCGCGCGTCCTAAAATTGCCAATTATCCATTTACAACTTTAGAGCCGTCTCTTGGAATTATAAGCTATCGTGATAAACAGTCTTTTGTTATGGCTGATATACCGGGTATTATAGAGGGAGCTAGTGAAGGTAAAGGACTTGGACTTAGATTTCTAAGGCACATTGAACGTAATTCGTTGCTTTTGTTTATGGTACCTGGCGATACCGATGACATTAAGCATGAATATGAGGTACTACTTAATGAATTGAAAAACTTCAATCCTGATATGCTTGATAAGCATAGAGTACTTGCTGTTACTAAGTGTGACCTTTTGGATGAAGAGCTCATTGAGATGCTTCGTGAAAATATCCCACATGATTTGCCTGTTGTTTTCATCTCTTCAGTTACGGGCAAAGGTGTTGATGAATTAAAAGATGTACTTTGGTCGGAATTGAATAGTGAAAGTAATAAACTTAATGAGATAATATCAGAAGGTAACTTGGTCCATCGTGATAAAGATATTGGTGAGTTATCAGAAGAACTTCATTTGGAAGGTGAAGATGATGTCATTGAATTTGTTGATGAAGATAATATAGAGGATTTGGATGATTTCGAATACGAAGATGTAAAAGATGATTAA
- a CDS encoding adenylate kinase: MKNIVIFGAPGSGKGTQSDLMIKKYGFNHISTGDVLRNEIKQGTELGKTAKGYIDNGQLIPDDLMVNILASVYDSFGKDHKGVIFDGFPRTIPQAEALKVMLSERGHKIAAMIELDVPEEELMTRLIRRGQECGRSDDNAETIKKRLDVYHNQTSPLINWYKKEGIHNHIKGYGELDRIFGDVCSVIDNI; this comes from the coding sequence ATGAAAAATATCGTAATTTTTGGTGCTCCTGGTTCTGGTAAGGGCACACAGAGTGATCTTATGATTAAAAAGTATGGCTTTAATCATATTTCAACAGGTGATGTACTTCGTAATGAAATAAAGCAAGGAACTGAACTTGGAAAAACCGCAAAGGGATATATAGATAACGGACAGCTTATACCTGACGATTTGATGGTAAATATACTGGCAAGTGTCTATGATAGTTTTGGAAAAGATCACAAAGGTGTTATCTTTGATGGTTTTCCTCGTACGATACCTCAGGCTGAGGCTTTGAAAGTAATGCTAAGCGAGCGTGGACATAAAATAGCTGCAATGATAGAACTTGATGTTCCTGAGGAGGAACTTATGACTCGTCTTATCAGACGTGGACAGGAGTGTGGACGCTCTGATGACAATGCTGAGACAATTAAAAAACGCCTTGATGTATACCATAATCAGACATCACCTCTGATTAATTGGTATAAAAAAGAGGGAATACATAATCACATTAAAGGATATGGCGAATTAGATCGTATCTTTGGTGATGTATGTTCTGTAATCGATAATATATAA
- the hpt gene encoding hypoxanthine phosphoribosyltransferase — MSTTKIKDKTFETSIPEAKIQKRVKEVAEQISKDMEGKNPLLLAVLNGSFIFAADLMRNITIPCEISFVKLASYQGTTSTGKVKEVIGLNESLAGRTVIIVEDIVETGTTMQQMIESLGTRNPESVHICTLLLKPEKLHIPLNIEYTAFRIPNDFILGYGLDYDQQGRQLRDIYTLKQ, encoded by the coding sequence ATGAGCACTACTAAAATTAAGGATAAGACATTTGAAACGTCTATACCTGAAGCAAAAATACAGAAGAGAGTAAAAGAAGTAGCAGAACAGATAAGTAAGGATATGGAAGGTAAAAACCCCCTTCTTTTGGCTGTGTTAAATGGATCTTTTATCTTTGCAGCTGACCTTATGAGAAATATAACAATTCCGTGTGAGATATCTTTTGTGAAACTGGCTTCGTATCAGGGTACAACTTCTACAGGAAAGGTTAAGGAGGTTATAGGACTTAATGAAAGTCTTGCTGGACGTACTGTAATAATTGTAGAAGATATTGTTGAAACAGGGACGACGATGCAGCAGATGATTGAATCTCTTGGGACACGTAATCCCGAATCAGTGCATATATGTACTTTGCTTCTTAAACCTGAAAAGTTGCATATCCCATTAAATATCGAATATACTGCATTCCGCATTCCTAATGATTTTATCCTCGGATATGGGCTTGACTATGATCAGCAGGGTAGGCAACTTAGAGATATATACACGCTTAAGCAGTAA
- a CDS encoding bifunctional ADP-dependent NAD(P)H-hydrate dehydratase/NAD(P)H-hydrate epimerase has product MKIFTGTQIHELDKYTIENEPIASIDLMERAARALTHAITDIWSNRTPVVVFAGPGNNGGDALAVARMLSELGYHIRIYLFNVHGRLSEDCAVNKQRIIDSKRIKDFIEVEQEFEPPTLNKDDLVIDGLFGSGLNKPLAGGFASLVKYINASAAKVVSIDIPSGLMTEDNTYNIKANILHADVTLTLQQNKLSFLFAENQQYIGKTKILDIRLSSEGINMMDSQYSMLEENDVREILKPRNAFSHKGDMGNALLIAGSYGMAGAAVLATQACMRAGAGKVTIHTPKKNNDIMQISVPEAIVDLDQEETYFSETIDSDKFDAMGIGPGLGLSENTAIALIGQIRRTHAPIVIDADGLNILSSHRAWLEQLPQGIIMTPHPKELERLTNVHNIEGYERLSRARDLAEHLQSYIILKGHISALCLPDGRVLFNSTGNAGMATAGSGDVLTGIITGLLARGYKQKEACILGIYIHGLAGDLAAKELGEESLISSDIIKYLPNAFKKLND; this is encoded by the coding sequence ATGAAGATTTTTACAGGCACTCAGATACATGAGCTTGACAAATATACGATAGAAAATGAGCCAATTGCTTCAATAGACCTCATGGAGCGAGCAGCGCGTGCTTTGACACATGCAATTACCGACATATGGAGTAACAGGACACCTGTAGTAGTATTTGCCGGCCCTGGTAATAATGGCGGTGATGCTCTAGCAGTAGCAAGAATGTTATCAGAGCTAGGGTATCATATTAGAATATATTTGTTTAATGTTCACGGTCGTCTATCAGAAGACTGCGCCGTAAACAAGCAAAGAATAATAGATAGTAAACGAATAAAAGACTTTATAGAAGTCGAACAAGAATTCGAACCTCCAACACTAAACAAAGACGACCTTGTCATTGACGGCCTTTTTGGCTCTGGCCTAAACAAGCCTCTTGCAGGTGGGTTTGCATCATTAGTAAAATATATCAATGCATCTGCGGCAAAAGTTGTAAGTATAGACATCCCATCTGGTCTTATGACTGAAGACAACACTTACAACATTAAAGCTAATATATTACATGCAGATGTCACACTTACTCTGCAACAAAACAAGCTTTCATTTCTATTCGCAGAAAATCAGCAGTATATTGGAAAGACTAAGATTCTAGACATCCGACTAAGTTCTGAAGGCATTAATATGATGGATTCTCAATATTCAATGCTTGAAGAGAATGACGTACGAGAAATACTAAAACCAAGAAATGCATTTTCTCACAAAGGAGACATGGGTAACGCCCTGTTAATTGCAGGTAGTTACGGTATGGCCGGAGCTGCAGTCTTAGCTACGCAAGCTTGCATGAGAGCTGGGGCTGGAAAAGTGACCATTCATACTCCAAAGAAAAATAATGATATAATGCAGATATCTGTACCTGAAGCGATAGTAGACCTAGACCAAGAAGAAACATATTTTTCAGAAACTATAGACAGTGATAAATTTGATGCAATGGGTATTGGACCGGGCTTGGGTCTATCTGAAAATACAGCAATCGCACTTATAGGACAGATAAGACGCACACATGCACCAATAGTGATAGACGCAGATGGATTGAATATTCTATCAAGTCATCGTGCATGGCTAGAGCAATTACCACAAGGGATAATAATGACTCCACACCCTAAAGAACTAGAAAGGCTAACAAACGTACACAATATAGAAGGTTATGAAAGACTTTCCAGGGCGAGAGATTTGGCTGAACATTTGCAATCATATATTATATTAAAAGGACATATTTCTGCACTCTGTCTACCTGATGGTCGCGTACTATTCAACTCAACCGGCAATGCTGGTATGGCAACAGCGGGCAGTGGAGACGTGCTTACAGGTATTATCACCGGTCTATTGGCTAGAGGATACAAACAAAAAGAAGCATGTATCTTAGGTATATACATTCATGGGCTTGCAGGAGACTTAGCAGCCAAAGAATTAGGTGAAGAGAGTTTGATCTCTAGTGACATCATAAAATATCTACCTAACGCTTTTAAAAAGTTGAACGATTAA
- a CDS encoding DUF4831 family protein: MRKLFIAYLLLTSVAIYAQTEVSRYKPGITQDGAIYYLPKTSIRIDLLIEKSVYSPGEFCQYAGKYLNNEDVKCESHTLYKIAQIGISSVGIPDTSKCYSIKLNPKNATTKFVLDDEGILLAINATPKVINQQKAFKPAPKPVAINPHKFMNQDILSAGSTAKMAELAAQEIYDLRDSRAQLAKGQAEFMPKDGEQLKIMLQNLDLQESALTQAFIGTTVKDTTEHIIMYCPDHETAKSLLFRFSSKLGMLDRDDMAGNPYYISIEDEHFVPQENTLNNGKKKKTENGLFVNIPGKIKATLFNGDKMLGSIEIYAGQFGHAECLSTELFNKKYETHLTLNPNTGSVEKLETLLQQ, translated from the coding sequence ATGAGAAAATTATTTATTGCATACCTTCTGTTGACAAGTGTTGCAATATATGCACAAACAGAAGTTAGCCGGTACAAACCGGGCATTACTCAGGATGGAGCAATATACTATCTGCCGAAGACATCTATAAGAATAGATCTTCTTATAGAAAAATCGGTTTACTCTCCTGGAGAATTTTGTCAATATGCTGGCAAATACCTCAACAACGAAGACGTAAAATGTGAATCTCACACTCTGTATAAAATTGCTCAAATTGGTATTTCTTCTGTGGGAATACCTGATACATCTAAATGCTACTCTATTAAATTAAATCCCAAAAATGCTACAACAAAGTTTGTTTTGGACGATGAAGGAATTCTTCTTGCTATAAATGCCACGCCAAAAGTTATTAATCAGCAAAAGGCTTTTAAACCCGCGCCCAAACCTGTAGCTATAAATCCACATAAGTTCATGAATCAAGATATTCTTTCAGCCGGTAGTACAGCTAAAATGGCGGAATTAGCTGCCCAAGAAATATATGATTTGAGAGACAGCAGGGCACAGTTGGCAAAAGGACAGGCTGAGTTTATGCCAAAAGACGGAGAACAACTAAAGATCATGCTTCAGAATCTTGATTTACAGGAGTCAGCCCTTACACAAGCATTTATTGGGACAACAGTAAAGGACACAACCGAACATATAATAATGTATTGTCCTGATCATGAGACTGCAAAATCATTATTATTCCGTTTCTCAAGCAAATTAGGAATGCTAGACAGAGATGATATGGCAGGTAATCCATATTATATAAGTATTGAAGACGAACATTTTGTACCACAGGAAAACACCTTAAATAATGGAAAGAAGAAAAAGACAGAAAATGGACTATTCGTAAACATTCCCGGTAAGATAAAAGCTACGTTATTTAATGGAGATAAAATGTTAGGAAGCATTGAAATTTATGCAGGACAGTTCGGCCATGCAGAATGTCTAAGTACAGAACTTTTCAATAAGAAATACGAAACACATCTTACATTGAATCCTAACACTGGAAGTGTTGAAAAATTAGAAACACTTTTGCAACAATAA